A genomic region of Melanotaenia boesemani isolate fMelBoe1 chromosome 13, fMelBoe1.pri, whole genome shotgun sequence contains the following coding sequences:
- the dcp1a gene encoding mRNA-decapping enzyme 1A produces METINAGHMMSLAALQRQDPYINKLLDVTGQVALYNFNSKANEWEKTDIEGTLFVYARSASPHHGFTIMNRLSTENLVEPINKDLEFQLQDPFLLYRNGNLGIYSIWFYDKRDCQRIAQLMVKIVKQEADHAQRKTPERAEPGRTNGVAEPRPIDILELLSKAKEEYQRAQAGETDVSTEINVKTTIITATEHAHSAPPPEKTSHTVVKQITIEELFGSSLPKEPSLATKPGQNQSASSGLSTTYVQKQPYLAPAHQNPLLTPQLTAQDPGSNQRQQAPALIPAPYALNPSPVFQSVVPKLEPHSHCPASPMIMPPPGSEHHAGHTGPTPPPAAPTTYLGKEILSTLKPAVPSLNSDIHKPTLAPNFLPSTLFPPHSFQEPKIDVFSQPPNLIKPISTVPMSPGLAVPGSEISVLLSPSAFQQTVNKTTAAATVVLPSPSEPSSASGGAVDPLTFPCSKTQLQETLIHLIKNDPDFLSAIHDAYLQSLTKDLSNMKL; encoded by the exons ATGGAGACGATAAATGCTGGACATATGATGAGCTTAGCCGCTCTGCAAAGACAAGATCCGTACATAAACAAACTGCTCGATGTTACCGGACAGGTGGCTCTCTACAACTTTAACTCCAAAGCCAATGAATGG gagAAAACCGACATCGAAGGTACCCTGTTTGTTTATGCAAG GTCTGCCTCCCCTCACCATGGCTTCACCATAATGAACAGACTCAGTACTGAGAACCTTGTGGAGCCAATCAATAAAGACTTGGAGTTCCAGCTGCAAGATCCCTTCTTACTCTACAGGAATGGAAACT TGGGCATCTACAGTATTTGGTTCTATGACAAAAGGGACTGTCAGCGCATTGCTCAGCTGATGGTCAA GATTGTGAAACAAGAAGCAGATCATGCCCAGAGAAAGACACCAGAAAGGGCAGAACCCGGGAGAACCAATGGAGTTGCAGAACCCCGACCCATTGACATCCTGGAACTGCTCAGCAAAGCCAAGGAGGAATACCAGAGA GCCCAGGCAGGTGAAACAGATGTGTCTACAGAGATAAACGTGAAAACAACTATCATCACAGCTACAGAACATGCACACAGTGCACCTCCACCCGAAAAG ACCTCGCATACAGTGGTGAAGCAGATCACGATTGAGGAGCTCTTTGGCTCATCTCTTCCCAAGGAACCTTCTCTAGCGACCAAGCCTGGACAGAACCAAAGTGCTTCCAGTGGCCTCTCCACTACCTACGTCCAGAAGCAACCATATCTTGCTCCAGCACACCAAAATCCACTCCTCACTCCACAGCTCACGGCCCAAGACCCTGGGTCCAACCAGCGGCAGCAAGCCCCTGCCCTAATCCCCGCTCCTTATGCACTTAACCCTAGTCCGGTTTTCCAGTCAGTAGTCCCAAAGCTAGAACCCCACTCTCACTGTCCTGCCTCCCCTATGATTATGCCTCCGCCTGGATCAGAGCATCATGCTGGACACACTGGTCCTACACCACCTCCAGCTGCTCCTACCACCTATTTAGGAAAGGAGATACTCAGCACACTCAAACCAGCAGTGCCATCCTTGAACTCAGACATCCACAAACCCACCCTTGCACCCAACTTCCTGCCAAGTACGTTGTTCCCCCCCCACAGTTTCCAAGAGCCCAAGATAGATGTTTTTTCTCAGCCTCCAAACCTGATTAAGCCAATATCT ACTGTCCCCATGAGTCCAGGTCTTGCTGTTCCAGGGTCGGAGATTTCTGTGCTTCTCTCGCCCAGCGCCTTCCAGCAGACTGTCAATaaaaccacagcagcagcaacagtggTCCTTCCTTCCCCCTCTGAGCCATCTTCTGCCTCTGGCGGGGCCGTAGATCCTCTTACATTCCCCTGCAGTAAAACACAGTTACAGGAGACTTTAATTCACCTCATTAAG aATGACCCAGACTTCCTCAGTGCCATTCATGATGCTTACCTTCAGAGTCTTACCAAGGACCTCAGCAACATGAAGCTATAG